A portion of the Rubeoparvulum massiliense genome contains these proteins:
- the nadE gene encoding NAD(+) synthase, whose amino-acid sequence MEREIDFTVNWLRSYAKEAKARGLLVGVSGGIDSAVVAFLIKRAFPDSSLGVILPCHSSESDLEAAQLVVDAAHLSHKKLDLSPMHQELWQNIQEAGKDQNWDQTQERLSDANLRARLRMSTLYALAQQYHYLVVGTDNAAEWHLGYFTKYGDGAVDCQPLKRITKGDVRTWAQYLGVPSSIIQRPPSAGLWEGQTDEAELGVSYDVVDAYLKGEQVDEAARERIQAWHRRTQHKRQVPPSPPRFHNRTTR is encoded by the coding sequence CTGGAACGGGAAATTGATTTTACAGTGAATTGGCTCCGCTCCTATGCAAAGGAAGCAAAAGCAAGAGGACTCTTGGTAGGTGTCAGTGGCGGGATTGATTCTGCAGTGGTCGCCTTTTTGATCAAACGGGCTTTTCCTGATTCCTCCCTTGGGGTAATCCTACCATGCCATAGTAGTGAAAGTGATCTAGAAGCAGCCCAGCTTGTTGTGGATGCAGCGCATCTTTCGCACAAAAAGCTTGACTTGTCGCCGATGCACCAAGAATTGTGGCAGAACATCCAGGAAGCAGGGAAGGATCAGAACTGGGATCAAACGCAGGAACGGCTAAGTGATGCCAACCTTCGTGCTCGCCTACGGATGTCCACCCTTTATGCATTGGCACAACAGTATCACTATCTTGTTGTTGGAACAGATAATGCAGCAGAATGGCATCTTGGTTACTTTACGAAATATGGTGATGGCGCCGTGGATTGTCAACCGTTAAAACGGATCACCAAAGGGGATGTTCGTACATGGGCTCAATACTTAGGCGTTCCTTCCTCCATCATTCAACGTCCCCCGAGTGCTGGGCTATGGGAAGGACAGACCGATGAGGCAGAGCTAGGTGTTTCCTACGATGTAGTAGATGCCTATTTGAAGGGGGAGCAGGTGGATGAAGCTGCCCGAGAACGAATCCAAGCCTGGCATCGGCGAACACAGCATAAACGGCAGGTGCCACCATCTCCTCCCCGCTTTCACAATCGAACGACAAGGTGA
- a CDS encoding phosphotransferase, translating to MRRNRKPEPTLAEWLLQHYDLKLKQMSHIRQQVYRITDWDHKIWVWKRYKRWELLADQEAVFLHLQKRGFQQFVPFVRTRDGKSYAPYQQGYAVLMPWISGREVQYRSWEQTLKALQTLHGFHHAAREITLPYQPPLHSFTMEGQWRDRLNSLIQQEELGQLYQFLFPPLSLRYQPFIKEVLGEGVRFFQKFPHALFQQEKMKALEKKQVVHHDLASHNFMEGQDGHVYLIDFDQIQHDLILTDLNQLAERFLFAQRWQLRPAIRLLHTIMQNWSLRPQQLQLLLYSLYYPNFLLRTWAGFIQQRKGYDEHQLLFVTQSGYRHWQLRHQTLQLLEKELNAFA from the coding sequence ATGAGACGGAATCGTAAGCCAGAGCCAACCCTTGCAGAATGGCTACTTCAACATTATGATCTGAAGCTGAAGCAGATGAGTCATATACGTCAGCAGGTGTATCGCATTACCGATTGGGATCACAAGATATGGGTGTGGAAGCGCTATAAGCGGTGGGAGCTCTTAGCTGATCAAGAGGCAGTTTTTCTGCACCTCCAAAAACGGGGCTTCCAGCAATTTGTGCCCTTTGTCCGCACAAGAGATGGAAAGAGCTATGCACCTTATCAACAAGGCTATGCAGTGCTGATGCCTTGGATTTCCGGTCGTGAAGTACAGTACCGCTCCTGGGAGCAGACACTTAAGGCATTGCAAACACTACATGGCTTTCATCATGCCGCGCGGGAGATTACGCTTCCCTATCAGCCACCTCTCCATTCATTTACCATGGAAGGACAATGGAGAGATCGTTTAAACAGCTTGATTCAACAAGAGGAATTGGGGCAATTGTACCAATTCCTTTTTCCTCCTCTATCCCTACGCTATCAACCATTCATCAAGGAGGTGTTAGGTGAGGGGGTACGATTCTTTCAAAAATTTCCTCATGCGTTGTTTCAGCAGGAGAAGATGAAAGCACTGGAGAAAAAGCAGGTGGTACATCATGATCTTGCCTCCCATAACTTCATGGAAGGGCAGGATGGTCATGTGTATCTCATCGATTTTGACCAAATTCAGCATGATCTAATTCTTACCGATCTGAATCAGCTTGCGGAACGCTTTCTCTTCGCTCAGCGCTGGCAACTACGTCCTGCCATCCGCCTGCTCCATACCATCATGCAAAATTGGTCATTACGACCGCAGCAGCTCCAACTCTTACTTTACTCCTTATATTATCCTAACTTTTTACTCCGTACATGGGCTGGCTTTATTCAACAGCGTAAAGGGTATGATGAGCATCAGCTTCTCTTCGTTACACAATCAGGCTATCGCCATTGGCAATTGCGGCACCAAACCCTGCAATTGTTGGAGAAGGAGCTGAATGCCTTTGCATAG
- a CDS encoding LysM peptidoglycan-binding domain-containing protein has translation MKIHVVQKGDTLWNIAKRYHVDFELLKQANPQLKDPDQLRIGMKIRVPTDSVPVKPQPKEPRMEPMPEMPKHVPMPPQPPMVESPIMEAPLPPPAQPEMPPQFIMPIIPQNPLQLDFNMYQYQYQTPQVPYMVPYPYQQEVQVPTPYPVPMPVPMPMPVPMPEAPQPICPQLEKRESPYAMAPMMPFEQCWQPYQPYVYPHCGQFPMYGQGMPIYEQPMHMGLPFHCPPMSPMMESPMHHHRRERMGHCCNETES, from the coding sequence TTGAAAATTCACGTTGTACAAAAAGGAGACACGCTGTGGAATATTGCCAAAAGGTATCATGTGGATTTTGAATTACTAAAGCAAGCCAACCCACAGTTAAAAGATCCTGATCAGCTTCGGATTGGCATGAAGATTCGCGTACCAACAGATAGTGTACCTGTAAAACCTCAACCGAAGGAGCCTCGCATGGAGCCCATGCCAGAGATGCCAAAGCATGTTCCCATGCCACCCCAACCGCCCATGGTGGAATCACCCATTATGGAGGCACCGCTGCCACCACCGGCGCAACCAGAGATGCCACCTCAATTTATTATGCCGATCATCCCGCAAAATCCCTTGCAACTAGACTTCAATATGTACCAATATCAGTATCAGACACCCCAGGTCCCCTATATGGTACCATACCCGTATCAGCAAGAGGTGCAAGTACCTACCCCATATCCGGTTCCGATGCCAGTCCCAATGCCCATGCCAGTACCCATGCCAGAGGCGCCACAGCCGATCTGCCCACAACTAGAAAAGCGGGAGTCGCCCTATGCCATGGCACCGATGATGCCCTTTGAACAATGCTGGCAGCCTTATCAGCCCTATGTCTATCCCCATTGTGGCCAATTCCCTATGTATGGGCAGGGAATGCCCATCTATGAACAGCCCATGCATATGGGGCTCCCATTTCATTGCCCTCCGATGTCACCGATGATGGAATCTCCAATGCATCATCATCGTCGGGAAAGAATGGGGCATTGCTGTAATGAGACGGAATCGTAA
- the obgE gene encoding GTPase ObgE, which translates to MFVDIVKIYVKGGDGGNGMVAFRREKFVPMGGPAGGDGGKGGDVIFEVDEGMHTLMDFRYQRHFKAERGEHGRSKNQFGRNAEDMIVKVPSGTIVTDLDSGELIADLTEHGQRALIAKGGRGGRGNSRFATSRHPAPEIAEKGEPGQERNIQLEMKLIADVGLVGFPSVGKSTLLSVVTSAKPKIADYPFTTLTPNLGVVDVGDGRSFVLADLPGLIEGAHQGAGLGHQFLRHVERTRLLVHVIDMAAVEGRDPYEDFVKIEEELYQYHQGLADRPQIIVANKMDIPEAEENLQRFKEQLDRDLPIIPISAVTREGLRPLLLAIADQLDQIPDVEPVVEEVAQEVVYRPTPKEIKFTVRRENERFIVEGEELERLIKMTDFDHRDSIERFAQQMRRMGVDDQLRAKGASHGDTVEICGLEFEFID; encoded by the coding sequence ATGTTTGTAGATATCGTAAAAATTTATGTGAAAGGCGGAGATGGTGGCAATGGAATGGTCGCCTTTCGTCGAGAAAAATTTGTACCCATGGGGGGACCTGCTGGTGGCGATGGAGGTAAGGGCGGAGACGTCATCTTTGAGGTAGATGAAGGTATGCATACCCTCATGGATTTTCGCTATCAACGACATTTTAAAGCGGAACGTGGGGAGCATGGACGGAGTAAGAATCAGTTTGGTAGGAATGCTGAAGATATGATCGTCAAGGTACCATCAGGTACCATTGTCACTGATCTGGATTCTGGTGAATTGATTGCTGATCTAACAGAACACGGTCAGCGTGCCTTGATTGCGAAAGGTGGAAGAGGAGGCCGCGGTAATAGCCGGTTTGCCACTTCGCGTCATCCAGCGCCTGAGATTGCGGAAAAAGGTGAGCCTGGTCAGGAACGTAACATTCAGTTGGAGATGAAGTTGATCGCCGATGTGGGTTTAGTAGGATTCCCCAGTGTGGGGAAGTCGACCCTCCTCTCCGTGGTCACCTCAGCGAAGCCGAAGATCGCTGACTATCCCTTTACAACCCTTACACCCAATCTTGGTGTCGTCGATGTAGGTGATGGACGGAGCTTTGTCTTAGCAGATCTACCTGGCTTGATTGAGGGTGCCCATCAGGGTGCAGGCCTTGGTCATCAATTTCTCCGTCATGTGGAACGGACGCGTCTTCTCGTCCATGTCATCGATATGGCAGCGGTAGAAGGACGGGATCCCTATGAGGATTTTGTCAAAATCGAGGAGGAGCTTTATCAATATCATCAAGGGCTCGCTGATCGACCACAGATCATCGTAGCGAATAAAATGGATATTCCTGAAGCAGAGGAGAATCTTCAACGCTTTAAGGAGCAGCTAGACCGTGATCTTCCCATTATCCCCATCTCTGCAGTGACGAGGGAAGGGCTCCGTCCATTACTACTGGCCATTGCTGACCAATTGGATCAGATTCCAGATGTGGAACCAGTAGTAGAGGAGGTAGCACAAGAGGTTGTCTATCGTCCTACACCGAAGGAGATTAAGTTTACAGTCCGTCGCGAGAATGAACGCTTCATCGTGGAAGGGGAAGAATTGGAACGCCTTATCAAGATGACTGATTTTGATCATCGTGATTCCATTGAACGATTCGCGCAGCAGATGCGGAGAATGGGTGTAGATGATCAACTTAGAGCCAAGGGTGCAAGCCATGGCGACACGGTGGAAATTTGTGGCTTAGAATTTGAATTTATTGACTAG